One stretch of Patagioenas fasciata isolate bPatFas1 chromosome 6 unlocalized genomic scaffold, bPatFas1.hap1 SUPER_6_unloc_3, whole genome shotgun sequence DNA includes these proteins:
- the LOC136116215 gene encoding olfactory receptor 14J1-like, whose translation MRNSLFIFLREVSPNLSLAFPPCTGPHAHRQQMSNSSSFTQFLLLPFTDTRELQLLHFWLFLGIYLAALLGNGLIITTIAWDQHLHTPMYFFLLNLSLLDLGAISITVPKSMDNSLWDTKVISYAGCAAQVFFFCFLFGTEYSLLTIMSYDRYIAICKPLHYGTLLGSRACVHMAAAAWATGFLNALLHTANTFSLPLCKGNALGQFFCEIPQILKLSCSHFYLREAWLMVISACLSFMCFVFIVLSYVQIFRVVLRIPSEQGRHKAFSTCLPHLAVVSLFISTAMFAYLKPPAISSPSLHLVVSVLYSVVPPAVNPLIYSMRNQDLKDVLWKLISSCFLKE comes from the coding sequence atgagaaacagtctgttcattttcctcagagaagtctcccctaacttgtcactggcttttcctccttgcacaggtcctcatgcccacagacagcaaatgtccaacagcagctccttcacccagttcctcctcctgccgttcacagacacacgggagctgcagctcttgcacttctggctcttcctgggcatctacctggctgccctgctgggcaacggcctcatcatcaccaccatagcctgggaccagcacctccacacccccatgtacttcttcctcctcaacctctccctccttgacctgggcgccatctccatcactgtccccaaatccatggacaactctctgtgggataccaaggtcatttcctatgcaggatgtgctgcacaggtcttctttttttgtttcttatttggtacagagtattctctgctcaccatcatgtcctacgaccgctacattgccatctgcaaacccctgcactacgggaccctcctgggcagcagagcttgtgtccacatggcagcagctgcctgggccactgggtttctcaatgctctgctgcacacggccaatacattttcactgcccctgtgcaagggcaatgccctgggccagttcttctgtgaaatcccccagatcctcaagctgtcATGCTCACActtctacctcagggaagcttGGCTTATGGTGATCAGTGCCTGTTTATCTTTTATGTGTTTCGTGTTTatcgtgctgtcctatgtgcagatattCAGggtcgtgctgaggatcccctctgagcagggacggcacaaagccttttccacctgcctccctcacctggccgtggtctccttgtttatcagcactgccatgtttgcctatctgaagccccccgccatctcctccccatccctgcatctggtggtgtctgttctgtactcagtggtgcctccagcagtgaaccccctcatctacagcatgaggaaccaggacctcaaggatgtcctgtggaaactcatatcttcgtgttttctgaaggaataa
- the LOC139826604 gene encoding olfactory receptor 14J1-like, with protein sequence MSNSSSVTQFLLLAFTDTRELQLLHFWLFLGIYLAALLGNGLIITTIAWDQHLHTPMYFFLLNLALLDLGSISTTVPKSMANSLWDTRVISYAGCATQLFLFVFLASAEFCLLTIMSYDRYVAICKPLHYGTLLGSRACVHMAAAAWATGFLYSLVHTANTFSLPLCKGNALGQFFCEIPQILKLSCSHSYLREIGLLAVCILVILGCFVFIVVSYVQIFRAVLRIPSEQGQHKAFSTCLPHLAVVSLYVSTAMFAYLKPPSFSSPSLDLVVSVLYSLVPPAVNPLIYSMRNQELKDALRKLIS encoded by the coding sequence atgtccaacagcagctcagtcacccagttcctcctcctggcgttcacagacacacgggagctgcagctcttgcacttctggctcttcctgggcatctacctggctgccctcctgggcaacggcctcatcatcaccaccatagcctgggaccagcacctccacacccccatgtacttcttcctgctcaacctcgccctccttgacctgggctccatctccaccactgtccccaaatccatggccaactctctgtgggataccagggtcatttcctatgcagggtgtgctacacaactctttctgtttgtctttttagcttcagcagaattttgtcttctgactatcatgtcctacgaccgctacgttgccatctgcaaacccctgcactacgggaccctcctgggcagcagagcttgtgtccacatggcagcagctgcctgggccactgggtttctctattccctggtgcacacggccaatacgttttcactgccactgtgcaagggcaatgccctgggccagttcttctgtgagatcccccagatcctcaagctctcctgctcacactcctacctcagggaaattgggcttcttgcGGTTTGCATATTAGTAatattggggtgttttgtgttcattgtggtgtcctatgtgcagatcttcagagctgtgctgaggatcccctctgagcagggacagcacaaagccttttccacctgtctccctcacctggccgtggtctccctgtatgtcagcactgccatgtttgcctacctgaagcccccctcattctcctccccatccctggatctggtggtgtctgttctgtactcgttggtgcctccagcagtgaaccccctcatctacagcatgaggaaccaggagctcaaggatgcccttaggaaactcatttcctag